A single genomic interval of Flavihumibacter rivuli harbors:
- a CDS encoding YceD family protein encodes MTSKREFDIAFVGLKPGVHEYNYTIDDRFFEAYNQQDFRNCKAQVKLGLDKKNGFMLLKFEIGGTVEVTCDRCGSNALPWDLWDEFNIVVKLVDNPEEMNEQEEDPDVYYISRTESHIHVADWIFEFINLSLPMQKMCKEEEIGGSFCNKEVLEMLKKMEPEEKKDSNATIWKGLEKFKEDLDN; translated from the coding sequence ATGACCAGCAAGCGGGAATTTGATATAGCTTTTGTGGGATTGAAACCCGGCGTTCACGAGTATAACTATACCATTGACGACAGGTTCTTTGAAGCGTATAACCAGCAGGACTTCCGTAATTGCAAGGCGCAGGTAAAACTGGGCCTCGACAAGAAGAACGGATTCATGCTGTTGAAATTCGAAATCGGCGGAACAGTGGAAGTGACCTGCGACCGTTGCGGGAGCAATGCCCTTCCCTGGGACCTTTGGGATGAGTTCAACATAGTGGTAAAGCTTGTTGACAACCCGGAGGAAATGAACGAACAGGAAGAAGATCCTGACGTTTATTACATTTCCCGCACAGAAAGCCACATTCATGTAGCCGACTGGATCTTCGAATTCATCAACCTCAGCCTGCCCATGCAGAAAATGTGCAAAGAAGAAGAGATCGGAGGGTCATTCTGCAATAAAGAGGTGTTGGAAATGCTGAAGAAAATGGAACCTGAAGAAAAGAAGGACTCCAATGCCACCATCTGGAAGGGCCTGGAGAAATTTAAGGAAGACCTGGATAATTGA
- the rpmF gene encoding 50S ribosomal protein L32 produces the protein MPNPKRRHSQQRSAKRRTHYKAEAATLSTDSTTGELHVRHRAHVSEGKLYYKGKLVAEKAPIKK, from the coding sequence ATGCCAAATCCGAAACGCAGACATTCACAGCAGCGTAGTGCCAAGAGAAGGACTCACTACAAGGCAGAAGCAGCTACCCTGAGCACTGATAGCACAACTGGTGAACTGCATGTTCGTCACCGTGCACACGTGAGCGAAGGAAAATTGTACTACAAGGGTAAATTGGTTGCTGAAAAGGCTCCCATTAAGAAGTAA
- the plsX gene encoding phosphate acyltransferase PlsX produces the protein MNIGLDMMGGDFAPREAVKGLQLYLSEHDAPAHIFLFGDEAQLKPLLEEYAIPAERYLIVHAPQVIEMNEHPTKALKEKQQSSIAVGFYYMAKGKIDAFISAGNTGAMLVGTHLSIKPIEGVLRPTISTIIPKEDGKTGLLLDVGLNADCKPEHLNQFAVLGSLYAQHILGIDNPRVGLVNIGEEEGKGNMLAQATYPLLKENAHINFIGNVEGRDILVDKADVMVCEGFTGNIILKLAESLFEVTHRKSIHHEYFDRFNFENYGGTPVLGVSKPVIIGHGISHAKAFKNMLRLAEKMLQSNLLEKMQASFSSSEASS, from the coding sequence ATGAACATCGGTCTGGATATGATGGGTGGAGACTTCGCGCCGCGTGAAGCGGTGAAGGGACTCCAACTGTACCTATCTGAACATGATGCTCCGGCACATATTTTTTTATTTGGTGATGAAGCACAGCTGAAACCGCTCCTGGAGGAATACGCCATTCCCGCGGAGCGTTATTTAATTGTACATGCCCCCCAGGTGATCGAAATGAACGAGCACCCTACCAAGGCACTCAAGGAAAAACAGCAGTCTTCCATCGCCGTTGGTTTCTATTACATGGCCAAAGGCAAGATCGACGCCTTTATCAGCGCCGGTAATACGGGAGCCATGCTGGTGGGTACCCATCTCAGCATCAAACCCATTGAAGGTGTACTGAGGCCAACGATCTCTACCATCATTCCCAAGGAAGATGGCAAGACCGGCCTTTTACTGGATGTGGGACTGAACGCCGATTGTAAACCTGAACACCTGAACCAGTTTGCCGTATTGGGTTCCCTTTACGCCCAGCACATCCTGGGCATCGATAACCCAAGGGTCGGATTGGTGAATATTGGTGAAGAGGAAGGCAAAGGCAATATGCTGGCCCAGGCTACCTATCCGCTCCTGAAAGAAAATGCCCACATCAATTTCATTGGCAACGTGGAAGGCCGGGATATCCTGGTCGACAAGGCCGATGTAATGGTTTGTGAAGGCTTTACCGGTAATATCATCCTGAAACTGGCCGAATCCCTTTTTGAAGTAACCCACCGCAAATCGATCCATCACGAATACTTCGATCGCTTCAACTTCGAGAATTACGGCGGAACACCTGTACTGGGTGTTAGCAAACCTGTGATCATCGGCCATGGCATTTCCCATGCCAAGGCATTCAAAAACATGCTGCGCCTTGCAGAAAAGATGCTGCAAAGCAACCTGCTCGAGAAAATGCAGGCCTCCTTCAGCAGTAGCGAAGCTTCTTCCTGA
- a CDS encoding CPBP family glutamic-type intramembrane protease produces MPSFLSYFQDFFHQSNKTFWFLSTVFIALLVWANYKWGIEPKLIYQLPTRKARFAAFYALYLLAFGIPYLIYFAINKEVQFPAALKLLVLLAPALFAFKVTAGGWKEVLLAWLPERPGRFWGLVIDWPLRLLITSLLLYVVLTALPEKRTFIGWNTKGFQWGPYLLLLACMVPLVAMVAGKPDFLATYPKLKALNFLAPDGPAWWQKLLYELGYGSDFITIEIFFRGFLVILFARYVGPAAVIPMAVFYCSIHFGKPLLECVSSYFGGMILGIIACYSQSVIGGLVVHLGLAWMMELAAGIALHLKK; encoded by the coding sequence ATGCCTTCTTTCCTTTCCTATTTCCAGGACTTCTTTCATCAGTCCAATAAAACGTTTTGGTTTCTCTCAACGGTTTTCATTGCCCTGTTGGTTTGGGCCAACTACAAATGGGGTATTGAACCCAAACTCATTTACCAGTTGCCCACCCGAAAGGCCAGGTTTGCTGCTTTCTATGCCCTCTACCTGCTGGCATTTGGCATTCCCTACCTGATCTACTTTGCAATCAACAAGGAGGTACAATTCCCGGCTGCCCTGAAACTATTGGTGCTGCTGGCCCCTGCCCTCTTTGCCTTCAAGGTTACTGCCGGGGGCTGGAAGGAAGTCTTACTGGCATGGTTACCCGAAAGACCAGGCAGGTTTTGGGGACTGGTCATCGACTGGCCCCTACGCTTATTGATCACCAGCCTGCTCCTGTATGTGGTGTTGACCGCCCTGCCGGAAAAAAGAACTTTCATCGGTTGGAATACAAAGGGGTTCCAATGGGGCCCATACCTTTTGTTATTGGCATGCATGGTTCCATTGGTAGCAATGGTGGCTGGTAAACCCGATTTCCTGGCTACCTACCCCAAACTGAAGGCCCTGAATTTCCTGGCCCCGGATGGTCCGGCATGGTGGCAAAAGCTCCTGTATGAACTGGGATATGGGTCTGATTTTATAACCATCGAGATCTTCTTCCGGGGCTTTCTCGTCATATTGTTTGCCCGCTATGTGGGACCGGCCGCCGTTATCCCGATGGCGGTATTCTATTGCAGTATCCATTTCGGTAAGCCTTTGCTGGAATGTGTATCCTCCTATTTCGGGGGGATGATCCTGGGTATCATCGCCTGTTACTCCCAGAGTGTGATCGGGGGATTGGTGGTACACCTGGGCCTGGCCTGGATGATGGAACTGGCTGCCGGCATTGCCCTGCACCTAAAAAAATAA
- a CDS encoding Smr/MutS family protein: MKFEIGDKVVVRITNEEGEVVDIINDKMVMVDVRGVKFPAYVDQLDFPYFKRFTEKKLFPEKPKPKTYIDQVPKEKIRELPRREPNGVWITFIPRFETDEFGDDVVTLLKVHLHNQNDQGYQFTYHLNYFGNPEFELKNQVLAFQDFYIHDIAFEDLNDSPSYWFEFSLLSPDKKKADYFEASLKLKPKQLFAKIQEIREKGEPTFSYQLFKQYPDKVEEEKVELGKLAAAGFKMYEASKAKQHLPPARTVIDLHIEKLTDNWKNMSNGEILQLQVDEFEKYYELALAHYQPMLTVIHGVGSGRLRDEIHDILRHRKQVKYFVNQYHPSYGYGATEIYFQY; this comes from the coding sequence ATGAAATTTGAGATAGGCGATAAGGTGGTGGTGCGCATCACCAATGAAGAAGGGGAAGTGGTGGATATCATCAATGACAAGATGGTGATGGTTGATGTAAGGGGGGTGAAGTTCCCGGCTTATGTTGACCAGCTTGATTTTCCCTATTTTAAAAGGTTCACGGAAAAGAAACTCTTCCCGGAGAAGCCCAAACCCAAGACCTATATAGACCAGGTGCCCAAGGAGAAGATCAGGGAATTACCGCGACGCGAGCCCAACGGGGTTTGGATCACTTTTATTCCCAGGTTTGAAACGGATGAGTTCGGGGATGATGTAGTGACCTTGTTAAAAGTTCACCTTCATAACCAGAACGACCAGGGTTACCAGTTCACTTACCATCTCAATTATTTCGGCAATCCGGAGTTTGAACTGAAGAACCAGGTACTGGCCTTCCAGGATTTTTATATCCATGATATAGCTTTTGAAGACCTCAATGATAGTCCGAGTTATTGGTTCGAGTTTTCCCTGTTGAGCCCGGATAAGAAGAAGGCTGATTATTTCGAGGCTAGCCTGAAACTAAAGCCCAAACAGCTTTTTGCGAAGATCCAGGAGATCAGGGAGAAAGGTGAGCCGACATTTTCCTATCAATTGTTCAAGCAGTACCCCGATAAGGTGGAGGAAGAAAAAGTGGAGTTGGGTAAGCTGGCTGCTGCCGGCTTCAAAATGTATGAGGCTTCCAAGGCGAAGCAACACCTGCCGCCTGCCCGTACGGTGATCGACCTGCATATTGAGAAGCTCACCGATAATTGGAAGAACATGAGCAATGGTGAGATCCTGCAGTTGCAGGTAGATGAGTTTGAGAAGTATTATGAACTGGCCTTGGCTCATTACCAGCCCATGCTTACCGTCATCCATGGGGTGGGCAGCGGGCGGTTGAGGGATGAGATCCATGATATCCTGCGCCACCGGAAGCAGGTGAAGTATTTCGTGAACCAGTACCATCCGAGTTATGGTTATGGGGCCACGGAGATCTATTTTCAGTATTAA
- a CDS encoding amino acid permease: MANSLFRKKSIDRIIREHEEGGSDGHGGQMHKVLSVRDLTFMGVAAVIGAGIFSTIGSAAYDGGPGVIFLFIITAITCGFTALCYAEFASRVPVSGSAYTYSYVTFGEVIAWILGWALILEYSIGNIVVAISWSSYFNNILHNVFGVDLPPYLATGYETAKHAWHDAIANNQPTAGLVYETAPKIMGIPFIINLPAFIIVVLITMLAYIGIKESKSTANFMVGLKIAVLIFIAIIGFWFIFSEGTTDNWTPFLPNGMSGVLKGVSAVFFAYIGFDAISTTAEECADPQRDMPRGMIYSLVLCTIIYVVTTLVITGMVNYKEFSGVTDPLAFVFDKINMSKVGTFISISAVVAATSVMLVFQIGQPRIWMSMSRDGLLPKSFGKIHPKYQTPWFATLMTGLLVGIPVLFVDDKLMTDLTSIGTLFAFVLVCGGVLILPRMEKKSGKFTLPYINGKFIIPVLVAGFLLLSGDRVSSAIANISTEGYQEILFLLFVIGSILIAIFSFLRNYSLIPVLGMLCCLYLMIEIPAKSWIVFFVWMGLGLAFYFLYGYRKSKLARK, from the coding sequence ATGGCAAATTCTTTATTCAGGAAAAAATCGATCGACAGGATCATCAGGGAACATGAAGAAGGCGGCTCCGACGGGCATGGCGGGCAGATGCACAAAGTGTTGTCGGTTCGCGACCTGACCTTCATGGGTGTTGCGGCAGTTATCGGTGCCGGTATCTTTTCAACAATTGGTTCCGCTGCCTATGACGGCGGTCCGGGTGTGATCTTCCTATTTATCATTACGGCCATCACCTGTGGATTCACTGCACTCTGCTATGCCGAGTTCGCTTCACGCGTACCCGTTTCCGGTAGTGCCTATACCTATTCCTATGTTACCTTTGGCGAGGTGATAGCCTGGATCCTGGGCTGGGCGCTGATCCTGGAGTACAGTATTGGTAATATAGTAGTGGCGATCTCCTGGAGTTCCTATTTCAATAATATCCTGCACAATGTATTTGGCGTAGACCTGCCCCCTTATCTGGCTACCGGTTATGAAACAGCCAAGCATGCCTGGCATGATGCAATAGCCAATAATCAACCTACTGCCGGTCTGGTGTACGAGACCGCGCCCAAGATCATGGGGATCCCCTTCATCATCAACCTTCCGGCTTTTATCATTGTGGTGCTGATCACCATGCTGGCCTATATTGGCATCAAGGAAAGCAAGAGTACAGCCAACTTCATGGTTGGACTGAAGATCGCGGTACTCATCTTTATCGCCATTATCGGGTTTTGGTTCATTTTCTCAGAAGGAACTACCGATAACTGGACCCCCTTCCTTCCCAATGGCATGTCGGGTGTACTGAAGGGCGTTTCGGCCGTATTCTTTGCCTATATCGGCTTTGATGCCATTTCCACCACCGCGGAGGAATGTGCCGATCCCCAACGCGATATGCCACGGGGCATGATCTATTCACTGGTATTGTGTACCATCATTTATGTAGTGACTACCCTGGTGATCACGGGTATGGTCAACTATAAGGAATTTTCCGGTGTGACCGATCCCCTGGCTTTTGTATTCGACAAGATCAATATGTCTAAAGTGGGGACCTTTATTTCCATCAGTGCTGTTGTGGCCGCTACCAGTGTGATGTTGGTATTCCAGATCGGCCAGCCACGCATCTGGATGAGCATGAGTCGTGATGGACTGTTGCCCAAATCATTTGGTAAGATCCACCCTAAATACCAGACCCCCTGGTTTGCCACCCTTATGACAGGATTGCTGGTGGGTATCCCTGTTTTGTTTGTGGATGATAAACTGATGACCGACCTCACGAGTATCGGTACCCTTTTTGCCTTCGTGCTGGTTTGCGGTGGGGTGTTGATCCTGCCGAGGATGGAAAAGAAGTCAGGAAAGTTCACCCTGCCCTATATCAATGGAAAATTCATCATCCCTGTGCTGGTGGCAGGATTCCTGCTCTTATCCGGTGATAGGGTGAGCAGTGCGATCGCTAATATTTCTACGGAAGGCTACCAGGAGATCCTGTTCCTGCTCTTTGTGATCGGCTCCATATTGATCGCCATCTTCTCCTTCCTGAGGAATTATTCCCTGATCCCGGTACTGGGCATGCTTTGTTGCCTCTACCTGATGATCGAGATCCCTGCCAAGAGTTGGATAGTGTTCTTCGTTTGGATGGGATTGGGGCTGGCCTTCTATTTCCTCTACGGCTACCGCAAGAGTAAGCTGGCTCGTAAATAA
- a CDS encoding polyprenyl synthetase family protein, whose amino-acid sequence MHAFEELAKSFAEHFSHSHFPAEPSTLYGPASYFLELGGKRVRPVAVLMGNELFDNIHPDAWQVATAIELFHNFTLIHDDIMDKAPLRRGMVTVHEKYGEPTALLAGDVMLVVAYDYLNKVQSEHIHKIIHLFNRTAKEVCEGQQLDMDFEKQETVSLDGYIRMIELKTSVLLAASMKLGAILGGAGEGNQKHIYEFGRNLGIAFQVQDDYLDAFGDPAKFGKQVGGDILANKKTFLLIKAIESANEVQKATIQDLLGSNPPDKVERMLQVYREIGVDRWAFELKDKYFTTAMQHLEDIAVVSSRKEPLKRLAEFLVKRDY is encoded by the coding sequence ATGCATGCTTTTGAAGAATTGGCTAAATCCTTTGCTGAACATTTTTCCCATTCGCATTTCCCTGCGGAGCCGTCAACCCTGTATGGCCCAGCAAGCTATTTCCTGGAATTAGGAGGGAAAAGGGTTCGGCCCGTGGCGGTACTGATGGGGAATGAGTTGTTTGATAATATCCATCCCGATGCCTGGCAGGTAGCCACCGCCATTGAACTCTTCCATAATTTCACCCTGATCCATGATGATATCATGGACAAGGCGCCCCTGCGCAGGGGCATGGTGACCGTACATGAGAAGTACGGTGAACCCACTGCATTGCTGGCCGGCGATGTGATGCTGGTGGTAGCTTATGATTACCTGAACAAGGTGCAATCCGAGCATATCCATAAGATCATCCACCTGTTCAACAGGACGGCGAAGGAAGTATGTGAAGGGCAACAGCTGGATATGGATTTTGAAAAGCAGGAAACTGTTTCACTTGATGGCTATATCCGGATGATAGAATTAAAGACCTCCGTGCTGCTGGCGGCCAGCATGAAGTTGGGAGCCATCTTAGGGGGTGCCGGGGAAGGAAACCAGAAGCATATCTATGAGTTTGGCCGTAACCTTGGGATCGCCTTCCAGGTACAGGATGATTACCTCGACGCCTTTGGCGACCCTGCTAAATTCGGAAAGCAGGTTGGCGGTGATATCCTCGCCAACAAGAAGACCTTCCTGCTCATCAAGGCTATCGAATCGGCCAATGAGGTACAGAAGGCAACCATCCAGGATTTGCTGGGATCCAATCCGCCGGATAAAGTGGAAAGGATGCTGCAGGTTTACCGGGAAATTGGGGTAGACCGCTGGGCATTTGAATTAAAGGATAAGTATTTTACCACGGCAATGCAACACCTGGAAGATATTGCAGTGGTGAGCTCAAGGAAAGAACCCCTGAAGCGACTGGCTGAATTCCTGGTGAAGCGGGACTATTGA
- a CDS encoding hydroxypyruvate isomerase family protein, with amino-acid sequence MQRRNFVQQLALAAGTLAVPRLTSANAKVKEADLSTDKPFNLNYAIHDGMFRSHAGDDFIEQIKFAHSMGFRAIEDNGMMARPVEQQKKIGETLARLGMQMGVFVITSQNWHWKTSLTTGKQEFIDLMVKDCREAVEVAKRCGAKWMTVVPGNYERSLSHDLQTANVINALRKGAGILEPHGLVMVLEALSDNPDLFLRHTHQTYMICKAVNSPSCKFLFDMYHMQRNEGDIIKNIDRTWDETPYFQIGDNPGRNEPGTGEMNYRNIFRHIHSKGFKGVLGMEHGNARPGKEGELALIKAYRDADNFL; translated from the coding sequence ATGCAAAGAAGGAATTTTGTCCAGCAATTGGCACTGGCTGCAGGAACCCTGGCGGTACCTCGTCTTACAAGCGCAAATGCAAAGGTGAAGGAAGCCGACCTGTCCACCGACAAGCCTTTCAACCTGAATTATGCCATCCATGATGGCATGTTCCGCAGCCATGCCGGCGATGATTTTATTGAGCAGATCAAATTCGCGCACAGCATGGGTTTCCGGGCTATCGAGGACAATGGGATGATGGCCAGGCCGGTGGAACAGCAGAAGAAAATAGGGGAGACCCTTGCCAGGTTAGGTATGCAAATGGGGGTGTTTGTGATCACTTCCCAGAACTGGCATTGGAAAACTTCCCTCACCACAGGCAAACAGGAATTTATTGACCTGATGGTAAAGGATTGCAGGGAGGCGGTTGAAGTGGCCAAGCGTTGCGGGGCTAAATGGATGACCGTGGTGCCGGGAAATTATGAACGCAGCCTGTCGCATGACCTGCAAACGGCCAATGTGATCAATGCCTTGCGCAAGGGCGCCGGGATCCTTGAGCCGCATGGACTGGTGATGGTGCTGGAGGCACTGAGTGATAATCCCGACCTTTTCCTTCGCCATACCCATCAGACCTATATGATCTGCAAGGCAGTGAACAGTCCCTCCTGTAAGTTCCTGTTCGACATGTACCATATGCAAAGGAACGAGGGGGATATCATTAAGAACATCGACCGTACCTGGGATGAGACCCCTTATTTCCAGATAGGGGACAATCCCGGCAGGAATGAACCCGGTACCGGCGAAATGAATTACCGGAATATTTTCCGCCATATCCATTCAAAAGGCTTTAAAGGTGTCCTGGGCATGGAGCATGGCAATGCCAGGCCGGGGAAGGAAGGGGAACTTGCCCTGATCAAAGCCTACAGGGATGCGGATAATTTCCTCTGA
- a CDS encoding FAD:protein FMN transferase: MYRLIFILFTVFFATTVHAQTKRFQFSAQKMGSPFGIILYAPDSSSAAQMAHDCYRLVDSLVLIFSDYIDSSELNRLCAQSGSGTAFKASPALFAILLRSKQAYELSGGNFDITLGPLTHLWRKARKSKEWPHPDSVASRLALTGSQFMILDAKTREVNLLKQGMQLDLGGIAQGYIAQQVLDLCRQQGFHDVLIDVSGDIAVSGKPPGKEGWNIAINMPGSKQDLQPKHLLLTDRSVTTSGDVYQYFLYDGKKYSHIIDPRTGYGITRQVNVTILANDCTNADWLTKACSLLPFRKARQLANSLGAELLVTELKNGKLRARYTKGLSNYWSK; encoded by the coding sequence TTGTACCGACTGATTTTTATCCTTTTTACAGTTTTTTTTGCTACTACCGTCCATGCACAGACGAAAAGATTCCAGTTTTCTGCCCAGAAGATGGGATCACCTTTCGGCATCATCCTTTACGCCCCGGACAGTTCATCAGCCGCGCAGATGGCACATGACTGTTACCGGCTGGTTGATTCCCTCGTATTGATCTTCAGTGATTATATCGACAGCAGCGAACTCAATCGATTATGTGCGCAATCGGGAAGCGGAACGGCTTTTAAGGCATCTCCGGCATTATTCGCTATCCTGCTGCGATCCAAACAGGCATACGAATTAAGCGGTGGGAACTTCGATATTACACTGGGTCCGCTTACCCATCTCTGGCGAAAGGCCCGTAAATCAAAGGAGTGGCCCCACCCGGATTCAGTTGCATCCAGACTGGCCCTTACCGGGTCTCAGTTTATGATCCTTGATGCTAAGACCAGGGAAGTTAACCTCCTGAAGCAAGGGATGCAACTCGACCTGGGCGGCATTGCCCAGGGTTATATCGCGCAACAGGTGTTAGACCTTTGCAGGCAGCAGGGCTTTCATGATGTGTTGATTGATGTTAGTGGCGATATCGCAGTATCAGGTAAACCGCCTGGAAAGGAAGGATGGAATATTGCCATCAACATGCCGGGCAGTAAACAGGACCTGCAGCCAAAACATTTGTTGCTGACCGACAGGTCAGTTACTACATCAGGGGATGTTTACCAATACTTCCTCTATGATGGAAAGAAATATTCCCATATTATCGATCCACGAACCGGTTATGGCATCACCCGGCAGGTGAACGTTACAATTTTGGCAAACGATTGCACAAATGCGGATTGGCTGACAAAAGCTTGTTCCCTCTTACCCTTCCGCAAAGCAAGGCAACTCGCAAACTCCCTTGGGGCGGAACTCTTGGTCACTGAACTCAAAAATGGTAAGCTTAGGGCCAGGTATACAAAAGGATTATCCAATTATTGGTCAAAATAA
- a CDS encoding formylglycine-generating enzyme family protein yields the protein MKGKLHYLLLAGSTITLYTQAQSVAFQPYRQDIPGSSLSFNMVPIPGGQFRMGSPANETGRQADEGPQRTIQVSPFWMATHETSRDAFDLFYTDASISQNNDADAVTRPSPQYIDFSLGMGKEGGFPVNSMSQYAALMYCYWLYQKTGIFYRLPTEAEWEYACRAGSTTAYYFGDDPKALGEHAWYAGNSGNKFHRSGSLKPNPWGLYDMLGNVAEWTLDHYQSNRLEQLKEKEKDPLTAFNPSRYPKSLKGGGYNDPAEKLRSAQRMKSDPSWNRRDPQIPKSKWWLTEASAVGFRIVRPLNQPSREEAEAFYRQYLGK from the coding sequence GTGAAAGGCAAGCTTCATTACCTATTGTTAGCAGGATCAACGATCACACTCTATACCCAGGCACAATCTGTGGCATTTCAACCTTATCGCCAGGACATACCCGGCTCTTCCCTATCTTTCAATATGGTCCCCATTCCTGGTGGCCAGTTCAGGATGGGTAGCCCTGCGAATGAAACCGGGCGCCAGGCAGATGAGGGGCCACAGCGCACCATCCAGGTTTCACCTTTCTGGATGGCCACCCACGAAACCAGCCGCGATGCCTTCGACCTGTTCTATACCGATGCATCCATCAGCCAGAATAATGATGCAGATGCAGTGACCCGACCCAGTCCCCAGTATATAGACTTCAGCCTGGGCATGGGCAAGGAAGGCGGCTTCCCGGTGAACAGTATGTCGCAATATGCCGCCCTCATGTATTGCTATTGGCTTTACCAGAAGACCGGCATTTTTTACCGGCTGCCCACAGAGGCAGAATGGGAATATGCGTGCAGGGCAGGCAGTACCACCGCTTACTATTTTGGTGATGATCCCAAAGCCCTTGGCGAACATGCCTGGTATGCGGGTAACAGTGGCAACAAATTCCACCGATCGGGCTCCCTGAAACCGAATCCCTGGGGCCTATATGATATGCTGGGCAATGTGGCAGAGTGGACCCTCGATCATTATCAATCAAACAGGCTGGAACAACTTAAAGAGAAAGAGAAGGACCCGCTAACAGCGTTTAATCCTTCCCGTTATCCCAAGTCGCTGAAGGGAGGAGGATATAATGACCCTGCCGAAAAACTGCGTTCAGCACAAAGGATGAAATCAGACCCTTCATGGAACCGGCGCGACCCCCAGATCCCCAAGAGCAAATGGTGGCTTACCGAAGCCAGTGCGGTAGGATTCCGGATCGTAAGACCCCTCAACCAACCCTCCAGGGAAGAAGCGGAAGCCTTTTACCGACAGTACCTGGGCAAGTAA
- a CDS encoding Gfo/Idh/MocA family protein, producing the protein MSKTQQTPNTSSRREFVKNSTLIAGGLLTAPLLSRANFFSGADATIKVALVGCGGRGTGAVLQALQSKQNVKLVAMADAFKDNIDNCYTSITSPDAFDSAEALARVKKAIDVPEERKFAGFDGYLKAIPLADVVILCTPPGFRPIHFEEAIKQGKHVFMEKPVAVDPAGIQKVLATAAIAKQKKLNVVVGLQRHYQNSYRELFKRKELIGDIIAAQAWWNNDGVWVRPRKAGQTEMEYQMRNWYYFNWLCGDHITEQHIHNLDVVNWFKGTYPVSAQGMGGRQVRKGKDHGEIFDHHYVEFTYADGSILNSQCRHIPGTMSKVDELLVGTKGKIFCGTGKITDSKGNALFQFDYKTENNPYQTEHDELFAAIAKSQFRFSDAENGAKSTMTSILGRMATYSGQVIEWEKAINSGIDIMPKSFAWDAPPPVLPNTEGFYPVAVPGITKYF; encoded by the coding sequence ATGAGCAAAACACAACAAACACCTAATACTTCCTCCAGGAGGGAGTTCGTTAAAAATTCCACCCTGATAGCAGGAGGCTTATTGACTGCCCCACTGCTTTCGAGGGCCAATTTCTTTTCCGGTGCAGATGCCACAATAAAAGTAGCCCTGGTTGGATGCGGCGGACGGGGAACCGGTGCAGTATTACAGGCGCTGCAAAGCAAGCAGAATGTAAAACTGGTGGCCATGGCAGATGCCTTTAAGGATAATATCGACAACTGTTATACATCCATTACCTCGCCGGATGCATTCGATTCTGCGGAAGCACTTGCCAGGGTAAAGAAGGCCATCGATGTTCCGGAAGAACGCAAGTTCGCAGGCTTCGACGGCTACCTGAAAGCCATTCCGCTGGCCGATGTGGTGATCCTTTGCACACCCCCGGGTTTCCGGCCCATTCATTTTGAAGAAGCCATCAAACAAGGGAAACATGTGTTCATGGAAAAGCCGGTGGCCGTGGACCCGGCAGGTATCCAGAAAGTACTGGCTACTGCCGCTATCGCCAAACAGAAGAAGTTGAATGTGGTGGTAGGACTGCAACGCCATTACCAGAATTCCTACCGCGAACTGTTCAAGCGGAAAGAATTGATCGGCGATATCATCGCTGCACAAGCCTGGTGGAACAACGATGGCGTATGGGTAAGGCCCAGGAAGGCAGGACAAACAGAAATGGAATACCAGATGCGCAACTGGTATTACTTTAACTGGCTCTGCGGCGACCATATCACCGAACAACATATCCATAACCTTGATGTCGTAAACTGGTTCAAGGGAACTTATCCTGTCAGTGCCCAGGGAATGGGCGGAAGGCAGGTACGCAAGGGAAAGGACCATGGGGAGATCTTTGACCACCACTATGTGGAGTTCACCTATGCCGATGGCAGTATCCTGAACAGCCAGTGCAGGCATATTCCCGGCACCATGAGCAAGGTGGATGAACTACTGGTGGGTACAAAGGGTAAGATATTCTGCGGCACTGGAAAGATCACCGACAGCAAGGGTAACGCCTTGTTCCAGTTCGATTACAAGACAGAAAACAACCCCTACCAGACCGAGCATGATGAGTTGTTTGCGGCCATTGCAAAAAGCCAGTTCCGGTTCAGTGATGCTGAGAATGGTGCGAAGAGTACCATGACCTCTATCCTGGGTAGGATGGCTACCTATAGCGGCCAGGTGATCGAATGGGAGAAGGCCATCAATTCAGGTATTGATATCATGCCAAAGTCCTTTGCCTGGGATGCCCCACCACCTGTACTGCCCAATACTGAAGGTTTCTATCCGGTTGCAGTGCCCGGCATCACCAAATATTTCTAG